A region of Malaciobacter marinus DNA encodes the following proteins:
- a CDS encoding ABC transporter ATP-binding protein, translated as MYEQNLNSSHSTTKPLLLEAKGVSHKFDYELFNDINLSLHQKETIAIIGMSGSGKSTLLNILSSLLKPNSGKVFFEQKDIYKQKKTKLLNIRREDFGIIFQAHYLFRGFSAKENLDIATLLSLNEIDTNLLKVLDIEYVLNQGVGELSGGQQQRLSIARVLTKKPKVIFADEPTGNLDKETSTHVIDALFEYVNLYNAGLILVTHDEELAKMCDKTYKLIDLKLEELG; from the coding sequence GTGTACGAACAAAATTTAAACTCGTCACACTCTACAACTAAACCCCTTTTGCTGGAAGCAAAAGGGGTTTCTCATAAATTTGACTATGAACTTTTCAATGATATAAATTTATCTTTACATCAAAAAGAGACTATTGCAATTATAGGTATGAGTGGTAGTGGAAAATCCACATTATTAAATATTTTGTCTTCACTTTTAAAACCTAATAGTGGAAAAGTTTTTTTTGAACAAAAAGATATATATAAACAAAAGAAAACAAAACTTTTAAATATACGTAGAGAAGATTTTGGTATAATATTTCAAGCACATTATTTATTTAGAGGATTTAGTGCTAAAGAGAATCTAGATATAGCAACACTGCTTAGTTTAAATGAGATTGATACAAATCTATTGAAAGTATTGGATATAGAATATGTACTTAATCAAGGAGTTGGAGAACTAAGTGGAGGTCAACAGCAAAGATTATCGATTGCAAGGGTTTTAACAAAAAAGCCTAAAGTAATTTTTGCTGATGAACCTACTGGAAATCTAGATAAAGAGACTTCAACTCACGTAATTGATGCACTTTTTGAGTATGTAAACTTATATAATGCAGGTTTGATTTTAGTAACACATGATGAAGAGCTTGCAAAAATGTGTGATAAAACTTATAAGCTTATTGATTTAAAGCTAGAGGAGCTAGGGTGA
- a CDS encoding NifU family protein, whose product MMPFSDEDLKLPVSTIIENKVVPMLAQDGGAISLIDIKNGKVFVQLQGACVGCSASGSTLKYVVEKELKAAIHPELEIINVPQGMENSLEEL is encoded by the coding sequence ATGATGCCATTTTCAGATGAAGATTTGAAACTTCCAGTTAGTACAATTATTGAAAACAAAGTAGTTCCTATGTTAGCACAAGATGGAGGAGCTATATCATTAATTGATATTAAAAATGGAAAAGTATTTGTGCAACTACAAGGTGCATGTGTTGGATGTAGTGCAAGTGGTAGTACTTTAAAATATGTTGTTGAAAAAGAATTAAAAGCAGCAATACATCCAGAACTAGAGATTATAAACGTACCACAAGGTATGGAAAATAGTTTAGAGGAACTTTAA
- a CDS encoding murein transglycosylase domain-containing protein, whose translation MKKTFLIFIVIFFLIGCSSSDIYNLTRAAISQDPTTALKSIAKSKSINYATNPKSLEQDIKSLDKNFRKILIAFTKAITENWGENNVKLPKKKEYVKYMQNYKSRALIDFDNAYVLVETLDTNNTKKSLQKAIVTTLLLPEDPQAADLFNAKKIKLGKTPYLLGEIKDDQNKEIRYSWRANRFAKLLTKKIKYKTIKKDNKNTKVAYVKIPMVKDHASIRVAKFKPLVERYSKKYNISKNLIYAIIKTESNFNQFAISNAGAIGLMQVVPTTAGRDSYKYLTNKTHTPSKEYLFNASNNIKLGTVYLKILNERYLKGIYNPISKEYCVISAYNTGSGNVLKTFNSNKQRAKSMINKSNASQVYKKLVKELPYKETRRYLIKVLNNKRDFVSL comes from the coding sequence ATGAAAAAAACTTTTTTAATTTTTATAGTAATATTTTTTTTAATTGGATGTAGCAGTTCTGATATTTATAACTTAACTCGTGCTGCTATAAGTCAAGATCCTACAACTGCTTTAAAATCTATTGCAAAGTCAAAAAGTATAAATTATGCTACTAATCCTAAAAGCTTAGAACAAGATATAAAATCTTTAGATAAAAACTTTAGAAAAATATTGATTGCTTTTACTAAAGCAATCACTGAAAATTGGGGTGAAAATAATGTAAAATTGCCCAAAAAGAAAGAGTATGTTAAGTATATGCAAAACTATAAAAGTAGAGCTTTAATAGATTTTGATAATGCATATGTTTTAGTTGAAACACTTGATACAAATAATACAAAGAAGAGTTTGCAAAAAGCAATTGTTACAACTTTATTATTGCCAGAAGATCCTCAAGCTGCAGATTTATTTAATGCAAAAAAGATAAAATTAGGTAAAACTCCTTATTTATTAGGTGAAATAAAAGATGACCAAAATAAAGAGATTAGATACTCTTGGAGGGCAAATAGATTTGCTAAGTTATTAACGAAAAAAATAAAATATAAAACAATAAAAAAAGATAATAAAAATACAAAAGTTGCTTATGTGAAAATACCAATGGTAAAAGACCATGCAAGTATAAGAGTTGCCAAATTTAAACCTCTTGTTGAAAGATATTCGAAAAAATATAATATAAGTAAGAATTTGATTTATGCAATTATCAAAACAGAAAGTAATTTTAATCAATTTGCAATAAGTAATGCAGGAGCTATTGGATTAATGCAAGTTGTACCCACTACTGCTGGAAGGGACTCTTATAAATACTTAACAAATAAAACACATACTCCAAGTAAAGAGTATTTATTTAATGCAAGTAATAATATAAAATTAGGGACTGTATATTTAAAAATATTAAATGAAAGATATTTAAAAGGAATATATAATCCTATTTCAAAAGAGTATTGTGTAATTAGTGCTTATAATACAGGAAGTGGAAATGTCTTAAAAACATTTAATTCTAATAAACAAAGAGCAAAATCTATGATTAATAAAAGTAATGCTTCACAAGTGTATAAAAAATTAGTAAAAGAATTACCATATAAAGAGACAAGACGTTATTTAATAAAAGTTTTAAATAACAAAAGAGATTTTGTCTCTTTATAA
- the ileS gene encoding isoleucine--tRNA ligase, protein MDYKDSLLLPKTKFPMRGSLPQNEPKKYKAWDEKKVYDRMKKNREGKPSFTLHDGPPYANGHIHIGHALNKVLKDIIVKYHYFNGKSVRYVPGWDCHGLPIEQKVEEKIGNTKKKELPKSKIRELCREHASRFVDIQRDEFKKLGVLGDWDNPYLTMDFKFEANIYRELCAIAKQGLLVQRSKPVYWSWAAQTALAEAEVEYEDKTSPSIYVAFKHETLDASLVIWTTTPWTIPSNTGIALNGEEEYVITSDKFIVAKKLYNSLIENEIIKGEIVKDVCPKELENTNAINPLNGRTSKVILADHVEMDAGTGAVHTAPGHGEDDYKVGLKYGLEVLMPVDAYGKYDETIVREKLFKDTDKYLGVHVFKANELILEELGEALLSRIDIRHSYPHCWRTHKPIIFRATKQWFISIDDEYGKENKTLRENALKVVEDLTFYPEWGRNRLKSMIEGRPDWCISRQRDWGVPIAFFRNKKTDEIIFDEKVLNYTAMIFEQKGCDAWYDLSIEELLYPGSGLNADDLEKTMDILDVWFDSGSTQNAVLRSRNYDAGTFPADMYLEGSDQHRGWFQSSLLTTLASNEVAPYKSILTHGFTVDEKGEKMSKSKGNVVAPDKVMKQYGSEILRMWVAMSDYQSDLKISDNILKQNAEMYRKIRNTSRFLLANIDDLDEIVSLDKMTELDKWILAKAKKVFTEIEDSFAIYEFSKGLNKLNNFLVVDLSGIYLDVCKDRLYCDDKDDIHRRSSQSAMALITKKLITTLSCILTYTMDELLEYAPEFIKGDAQDIFDLEDEKLPEIESNLNEEFLLKAKEKFSEAIDTLKKEKIIKSTLELAIVTNSKDILALPTIEAEDLFLVSCVTQNLDSEVLVSFEIDSCKFDVCKVSDEKCPRCWKFKSESEDTLCKRCESVLA, encoded by the coding sequence ATGGATTATAAAGATAGTTTATTGCTTCCAAAAACAAAGTTTCCAATGAGAGGGAGTTTACCCCAAAATGAGCCTAAAAAATATAAGGCTTGGGATGAGAAAAAAGTTTATGACAGAATGAAAAAAAACAGAGAAGGTAAACCTAGTTTTACTCTTCATGACGGTCCTCCGTATGCAAATGGACATATTCATATTGGTCATGCATTAAATAAAGTATTAAAAGATATTATTGTTAAGTATCATTATTTTAATGGTAAATCAGTTAGATATGTTCCAGGTTGGGATTGTCATGGTTTACCAATTGAGCAAAAAGTAGAAGAAAAAATAGGTAATACAAAGAAAAAAGAGTTACCAAAATCAAAAATTAGAGAGCTTTGCAGAGAACATGCTTCAAGATTTGTAGATATTCAAAGAGATGAATTTAAAAAACTTGGTGTTCTTGGGGATTGGGATAATCCTTATTTGACAATGGATTTTAAATTTGAAGCTAATATTTATAGAGAACTTTGTGCAATTGCAAAACAAGGTTTATTAGTGCAAAGAAGTAAACCAGTTTATTGGTCATGGGCAGCACAAACTGCACTAGCTGAAGCAGAAGTTGAGTATGAAGATAAAACTTCACCATCAATTTATGTTGCATTTAAACATGAAACACTTGATGCAAGTTTAGTTATATGGACTACAACACCTTGGACAATTCCTTCAAATACAGGAATTGCACTAAATGGTGAAGAAGAGTATGTAATAACAAGTGATAAGTTTATTGTTGCAAAAAAACTTTATAACTCTTTAATAGAAAATGAAATAATAAAAGGTGAGATTGTAAAAGATGTTTGTCCAAAAGAGCTTGAAAATACAAATGCAATCAATCCATTAAATGGAAGAACTTCAAAAGTTATTTTAGCAGATCATGTTGAAATGGATGCTGGTACAGGTGCAGTTCATACAGCTCCTGGGCATGGTGAAGATGACTATAAAGTTGGATTAAAATATGGTCTTGAAGTATTAATGCCAGTTGATGCATATGGTAAATATGATGAAACAATTGTAAGAGAAAAACTTTTTAAAGATACTGATAAATATCTAGGTGTTCATGTATTTAAAGCAAATGAGTTGATTTTAGAAGAATTAGGTGAGGCTTTATTAAGTAGAATTGACATAAGACACTCATATCCACATTGTTGGAGAACGCATAAACCAATTATCTTTAGAGCAACAAAACAGTGGTTTATTTCAATTGATGATGAGTATGGAAAAGAAAATAAAACTTTAAGAGAAAATGCACTTAAAGTAGTTGAAGATCTTACATTCTATCCAGAGTGGGGAAGAAATAGATTAAAATCTATGATAGAAGGAAGACCTGATTGGTGTATTTCAAGACAAAGAGATTGGGGTGTGCCAATTGCATTTTTTAGAAATAAAAAAACTGATGAAATTATCTTTGATGAAAAAGTATTAAATTATACTGCGATGATTTTTGAACAAAAAGGTTGTGATGCTTGGTATGATTTATCAATTGAAGAGTTATTATATCCAGGTAGTGGTTTAAATGCAGATGATTTAGAAAAAACTATGGATATTTTAGATGTTTGGTTTGATTCAGGTTCTACTCAAAATGCAGTATTAAGAAGTAGAAATTATGATGCAGGAACATTCCCAGCTGATATGTATTTAGAAGGAAGTGATCAACATAGAGGTTGGTTCCAATCTTCACTTTTAACTACTTTAGCATCAAATGAAGTTGCTCCTTATAAATCTATTTTGACACATGGTTTCACTGTTGATGAAAAAGGTGAAAAAATGTCTAAGTCAAAAGGAAATGTTGTTGCTCCTGATAAGGTTATGAAGCAATATGGAAGTGAAATCTTGAGAATGTGGGTTGCAATGAGTGATTATCAAAGTGATTTGAAAATCTCTGATAATATCTTAAAGCAAAATGCAGAGATGTACAGAAAAATAAGAAATACTTCAAGATTTTTACTTGCTAATATTGATGATTTAGATGAAATAGTATCTCTTGATAAAATGACTGAACTTGATAAGTGGATTTTAGCAAAAGCTAAAAAAGTATTTACAGAAATTGAAGATTCATTTGCTATTTATGAGTTTTCAAAAGGATTAAATAAGTTAAATAACTTTTTAGTAGTAGATTTATCTGGTATTTATTTAGATGTTTGTAAAGATAGATTATATTGTGATGATAAAGATGATATTCATAGAAGAAGTTCACAAAGTGCAATGGCTTTAATTACTAAAAAACTTATTACTACATTATCTTGTATTTTAACATATACAATGGATGAATTATTAGAGTATGCACCAGAATTCATAAAAGGTGACGCACAAGATATTTTTGATTTAGAAGATGAAAAATTACCTGAAATTGAAAGTAATCTTAATGAAGAATTTTTGTTAAAAGCTAAAGAAAAATTTTCAGAAGCTATTGATACACTTAAAAAAGAAAAAATAATTAAATCTACGTTAGAATTAGCAATAGTTACAAACTCTAAAGATATTTTGGCTTTACCAACTATTGAAGCAGAAGATTTATTTTTAGTAAGTTGTGTTACTCAAAATTTAGATAGTGAAGTATTAGTATCTTTTGAAATTGATTCATGCAAATTTGATGTTTGTAAAGTAAGTGATGAAAAATGTCCAAGATGTTGGAAATTTAAATCAGAGAGTGAAGATACTTTATGTAAAAGATGTGAAAGTGTATTAGCTTAA
- a CDS encoding AAA family ATPase has translation MNSFKTIMQIKNELAKKIVGQEEMIDALLIGLLTNGHILLEGVPGLAKTTTVNSLAKVINVDFKRVQFTPDLLPSDIIGAQIYDMKTGEFKIKKGPIFTNLLLADEINRAPAKVQSALLEVMQERQVTIAENSFKIDKPFLVLATQNPIEQEGAYTLPEAQLDRFMFKIVVSYNTKEQEYEIAKMASSNEKINLEKIITKEELFKLKDEILNVHIDKELEEYIVDIICATRDPKSYGLEELSEQIEFGASPRATIDMFKAVKAQAYLRGNDYVSPIDIALLVKNILRHRIILSYEAQAQDINVDDVIDKIVEKINIP, from the coding sequence ATGAATAGTTTTAAAACCATTATGCAAATAAAAAATGAATTGGCTAAAAAAATAGTTGGTCAAGAAGAGATGATTGATGCTTTACTAATTGGATTATTAACAAATGGTCATATTCTACTTGAAGGTGTTCCAGGACTTGCAAAAACTACAACTGTAAATTCCTTAGCTAAGGTAATAAATGTAGATTTTAAAAGAGTTCAATTTACACCTGATTTATTGCCAAGTGATATTATTGGTGCACAAATTTATGATATGAAAACAGGTGAATTTAAAATAAAAAAAGGACCTATTTTTACGAATTTATTATTAGCAGATGAAATAAACAGAGCTCCTGCTAAAGTTCAATCAGCCCTACTTGAAGTTATGCAAGAAAGACAAGTAACAATTGCAGAAAATAGTTTTAAAATAGATAAACCATTTTTAGTTCTTGCAACACAAAACCCAATTGAACAAGAAGGAGCTTACACTCTTCCAGAAGCACAATTAGACAGGTTTATGTTTAAAATTGTTGTTTCATATAATACAAAAGAACAAGAGTATGAAATAGCTAAAATGGCTTCTAGTAATGAAAAAATTAATCTTGAAAAAATCATAACAAAAGAAGAATTATTTAAACTAAAAGATGAAATATTAAATGTCCATATTGATAAAGAATTAGAAGAGTATATAGTTGATATTATTTGTGCAACAAGAGATCCAAAAAGTTATGGATTAGAAGAATTAAGTGAGCAAATAGAGTTTGGAGCAAGTCCAAGAGCAACTATTGATATGTTTAAAGCAGTTAAAGCTCAAGCATATTTAAGAGGAAATGACTATGTAAGCCCTATTGATATTGCATTGCTTGTAAAAAATATTTTAAGGCATAGAATTATTTTAAGTTATGAGGCTCAAGCACAAGATATAAATGTTGATGATGTAATTGATAAAATAGTAGAGAAAATAAATATTCCATAA
- a CDS encoding UDP-N-acetylmuramoyl-L-alanyl-D-glutamate--2,6-diaminopimelate ligase: MLITINNKKFTDNSKEANSEVAFVYSSQNEKFCDDAKANNCVDLIPSRKLKDYVDFSSIKIIGITGTNGKTTTAAAIYSILLDLGYKVALQGTRGFFINDEKVEDYTLTTPVQLANFAHIQKAIDNKCDFFVTEVSSHAIEQKRIEGIEFELKVHTNITRDHLDYHKTIEEYINVKNSFFNDDSKKLINKDDKVVKFNTKNAYTYSLENPSTYKVTAYSFKNGMHVMFSNIEKMNAFSSSMMGIFNIYNLMAAIASVHLTTNKTLDEICEAVENFAGVSGRMEIVSVDPLIIIDFAHTPDGMKEVYESFNHKDIITVFGAGGDRDKEKRPLMGKLAANFAKHIIVTSDNPRFEDPDLIIEDICKAIPNKDNLTIEVNRKEAIKKGIDLAKQNKNSVLLILGKGDEPYQIIYDKKLPLVDKDEVLKHI; the protein is encoded by the coding sequence TTGCTAATAACCATAAATAATAAGAAATTTACAGATAATTCAAAAGAAGCAAATAGTGAAGTTGCTTTTGTTTATTCATCACAAAATGAGAAGTTTTGTGATGATGCAAAAGCAAATAATTGTGTTGATTTAATTCCTTCAAGAAAGTTAAAAGATTATGTTGATTTTTCTTCAATAAAGATTATTGGAATAACAGGAACAAATGGAAAAACAACAACTGCTGCTGCAATTTACTCAATACTTTTAGACTTAGGATATAAAGTTGCACTTCAAGGTACAAGAGGTTTTTTTATAAATGATGAAAAAGTCGAAGATTATACTTTAACTACTCCTGTACAACTTGCAAACTTTGCACACATACAAAAAGCAATAGATAATAAATGTGATTTCTTTGTAACAGAAGTAAGTTCCCATGCAATCGAACAAAAAAGGATTGAGGGTATTGAGTTTGAATTAAAAGTTCATACAAATATAACAAGAGATCATTTGGATTATCATAAAACAATAGAAGAATACATAAATGTAAAAAATTCATTTTTCAATGATGATAGTAAAAAACTTATTAATAAAGATGACAAAGTTGTTAAGTTTAATACTAAAAATGCATATACATACTCTTTAGAAAATCCTTCAACTTATAAAGTTACAGCATATTCTTTTAAAAATGGAATGCATGTAATGTTTTCAAATATTGAAAAAATGAACGCTTTCTCATCATCTATGATGGGTATTTTTAATATTTATAATCTAATGGCAGCAATTGCAAGTGTTCATTTAACTACAAACAAAACATTAGATGAGATTTGTGAAGCTGTTGAGAATTTTGCGGGAGTTAGTGGAAGAATGGAGATTGTAAGTGTTGATCCTCTTATTATAATTGATTTTGCCCATACTCCTGATGGTATGAAAGAAGTTTATGAAAGTTTTAATCATAAAGATATTATAACAGTATTTGGTGCAGGTGGAGATAGAGATAAAGAGAAAAGACCTCTTATGGGAAAACTTGCAGCAAATTTTGCAAAACATATAATTGTAACATCAGATAACCCAAGATTTGAAGATCCAGATTTAATTATTGAAGATATTTGTAAAGCAATACCTAATAAAGATAATTTGACTATTGAAGTAAATAGAAAAGAAGCTATTAAAAAAGGTATTGATTTAGCAAAACAGAACAAAAATTCTGTTTTATTAATACTTGGAAAAGGGGATGAGCCTTATCAAATAATTTATGATAAGAAGCTTCCTTTAGTAGATAAAGATGAAGTACTTAAGCATATTTAA
- the tsf gene encoding translation elongation factor Ts, protein MAGATPKLIKQLREMTGAGMLDCKNALNECEGDLDKAVQHLREAGLGKAAKKAGNVAAEGLISVLINEDNTKGTILELNSQTDFVAKNENFISLTKEITTHAQSNDIKDAETLASSKINGQEFGTFLNEKIATIGENLVARKLATAENQVVNGYVHANGKVGVLLAATCDDAAKEKTATLLRNIAMHASAMKPTVISYTDLDSEFVEAENRAIKAEIEAENDELQRLGKPLKNIPDFVSKSQLTDEAIANAKARFEAELKEQGKPEKIWDKIIPGKIERYIQDNTQLDGRLALLSQAYVMDDKKTVEQAIAEVDSSIKLVEYIRFELGEGIEVKEEDFAAEVAKQMGK, encoded by the coding sequence ATGGCAGGTGCAACTCCAAAATTAATTAAACAATTAAGAGAGATGACTGGTGCTGGTATGCTTGATTGTAAAAACGCTTTAAATGAGTGTGAAGGTGATTTAGATAAAGCAGTTCAACACTTAAGAGAAGCAGGTCTTGGAAAAGCTGCTAAAAAAGCTGGTAATGTTGCTGCTGAGGGTTTAATCTCTGTTTTAATTAATGAAGATAACACTAAAGGTACAATTTTAGAACTTAACTCTCAAACAGACTTTGTTGCAAAAAATGAAAATTTTATTTCTTTAACTAAAGAAATTACTACTCATGCACAGTCAAATGATATTAAAGATGCTGAAACTTTAGCATCTTCAAAAATCAATGGACAAGAGTTTGGAACTTTCTTAAATGAAAAAATTGCAACTATTGGTGAAAATTTAGTAGCAAGAAAATTAGCTACTGCAGAAAATCAAGTAGTTAATGGTTATGTTCATGCAAATGGTAAAGTTGGGGTTTTATTAGCTGCAACTTGTGATGATGCGGCAAAAGAAAAAACTGCAACATTATTAAGAAATATTGCTATGCATGCATCAGCTATGAAACCAACTGTTATTTCATATACTGATTTAGATTCAGAGTTTGTTGAAGCAGAAAATAGAGCTATTAAAGCTGAAATTGAAGCAGAGAATGATGAATTACAAAGATTAGGTAAACCATTAAAAAATATTCCTGATTTTGTATCTAAATCTCAATTAACAGATGAAGCTATTGCAAATGCAAAAGCTAGATTTGAAGCTGAATTAAAAGAGCAAGGTAAACCAGAAAAAATCTGGGATAAAATTATTCCTGGTAAAATCGAAAGATATATCCAAGATAATACTCAACTAGATGGTAGATTAGCTTTACTATCTCAAGCTTATGTTATGGATGATAAAAAAACTGTAGAGCAAGCAATTGCTGAAGTTGATTCTTCAATTAAACTTGTTGAATACATTAGATTTGAACTTGGTGAGGGAATAGAAGTAAAAGAAGAAGATTTTGCAGCAGAAGTTGCAAAACAAATGGGTAAATAA
- a CDS encoding vWA domain-containing protein encodes MPHLNLLNQSTKKSTILINLLKYLTVILAITALASPIKIKNAQFINSDGIDIVLNLDTSDSMKQRGFNKFDLQQNRFDVVKELASDFIDKRTNDNIALVVFGNSALIASTLSFDKNAQKEILNYLDIGIVGPRTALIDSLASSVKILKNSKALSKIIILLSDGEDTSSQIPFNIALKLLKKYNIKVYTIAIQSQNRYVLNKIAKETNGKYFNANSKEDLQNVYKQINELEKSKLKKNKVVLKEYYYFYPLFIATIILILLIYLRNKE; translated from the coding sequence ATGCCACATCTTAATTTACTTAATCAAAGTACTAAAAAAAGTACCATATTAATAAATTTATTAAAATATTTGACAGTAATTCTTGCCATAACCGCCTTGGCTTCCCCTATTAAAATTAAAAATGCCCAATTCATTAATAGTGATGGAATTGATATTGTATTAAATCTTGATACAAGTGATTCAATGAAACAAAGAGGTTTTAATAAATTTGATTTGCAACAAAATAGATTTGATGTTGTAAAAGAACTTGCAAGTGATTTTATTGATAAAAGAACAAATGATAATATAGCTCTTGTTGTATTTGGTAATAGCGCGCTTATTGCTTCAACTTTAAGTTTTGACAAGAACGCACAAAAGGAGATTTTGAACTATTTAGATATAGGAATAGTTGGTCCAAGAACAGCACTAATTGATTCTTTAGCAAGTAGTGTAAAGATATTGAAAAATTCAAAAGCACTAAGTAAAATCATCATTTTACTTAGTGATGGAGAAGACACTTCAAGTCAAATACCTTTTAATATAGCATTAAAACTTCTTAAAAAATATAATATAAAAGTTTATACTATTGCAATTCAAAGTCAAAATAGATATGTTTTAAATAAAATTGCAAAAGAGACTAATGGTAAATACTTCAATGCAAATAGTAAAGAAGATTTACAAAATGTTTATAAACAAATCAATGAGCTAGAAAAAAGTAAACTCAAAAAGAATAAAGTTGTATTAAAAGAGTATTACTATTTTTATCCTTTGTTTATAGCTACCATTATATTAATTTTGTTAATATACTTAAGAAATAAAGAATAA
- the rpsB gene encoding 30S ribosomal protein S2 — MVTMKDLLECGVHFGHQTRRWNPKMKKYIFGVRKNIYIIDLQKTLRYFRYTYNVVRDAAAEGQTMIFVGTKKQASEAVKRAAESCGMPYVNHRWLGGMLTNYGTIKKSIRKLEVIKKMKEEGQFDLLTKKEALMLTRKEEKLELYLGGIKEMNNIPDMMFVLDSVKEKIAIKEARRLGIKVVAPLDTNCDPDLVDFPIPGNDDAIRSIQLFCQEMAAAINEGKSAAADAEGTDEVEAPVSEEEAKEVVAEAVAEESKEEKAKEEA; from the coding sequence ATGGTTACTATGAAAGACCTATTAGAATGTGGTGTACACTTTGGACACCAAACAAGAAGATGGAATCCAAAAATGAAAAAATATATTTTTGGTGTTAGAAAGAATATTTATATTATTGACTTACAAAAAACATTAAGATATTTCAGATATACATATAATGTAGTAAGAGATGCAGCTGCTGAGGGTCAAACTATGATCTTTGTTGGTACTAAAAAACAAGCTAGTGAAGCTGTAAAAAGAGCTGCTGAATCTTGTGGAATGCCATATGTTAACCATAGATGGTTAGGTGGTATGTTAACAAACTACGGAACAATTAAAAAATCAATTAGAAAATTAGAAGTAATTAAAAAAATGAAAGAAGAAGGTCAATTTGATCTTTTAACTAAAAAAGAAGCTTTAATGCTTACAAGAAAAGAAGAAAAATTAGAGTTATATCTTGGTGGAATTAAAGAAATGAATAATATCCCTGATATGATGTTTGTTCTTGATTCAGTTAAAGAAAAAATTGCTATTAAAGAAGCTAGAAGATTAGGAATTAAAGTTGTAGCTCCATTAGATACAAACTGCGATCCTGATTTAGTAGATTTCCCAATTCCTGGAAATGATGATGCTATTAGATCAATTCAATTATTTTGTCAAGAAATGGCTGCAGCAATTAATGAAGGTAAATCAGCAGCTGCTGATGCTGAGGGTACTGATGAAGTTGAAGCACCTGTAAGCGAAGAAGAAGCAAAAGAAGTTGTTGCAGAAGCAGTAGCAGAAGAAAGTAAAGAAGAAAAAGCGAAGGAGGAAGCATAA
- a CDS encoding DUF58 domain-containing protein yields the protein MNPKIKKILIKSKKEVFSEVVGNNSSKLKGEGYDFLELKEYEYGEDVKNIDWVISAKLQKPYVKVFHAQKELNINLVALLNGSVHFGTDKFKQELICEICSILAFSAIKQGDAFSSYIANETLTFCTKKSKRTFSVNKMTENIFEYKSVNKKLNYKNITNSIFSHIKRRSLIFLIGDFFNVENLDLKLLSKKHEIVVIIVRDRFEENLTTLGNINLKDLENGFEYNGVVNAQALKDYKEQIKKNDHILYEHLRKCNANFTKIYTDENPISKLARLMK from the coding sequence ATGAATCCAAAAATAAAAAAGATTTTAATAAAAAGCAAAAAAGAGGTTTTTAGTGAAGTTGTTGGAAATAATAGCTCAAAGCTAAAGGGTGAAGGCTACGATTTTTTAGAACTTAAAGAGTATGAATATGGAGAAGACGTAAAAAATATTGATTGGGTTATTAGTGCAAAACTTCAAAAGCCATATGTAAAAGTTTTCCATGCACAAAAAGAGTTAAATATAAACCTAGTTGCTTTATTAAATGGAAGTGTACATTTTGGTACGGATAAATTCAAACAAGAATTAATATGTGAGATTTGTTCTATTTTAGCTTTTAGTGCAATAAAACAAGGTGATGCCTTTAGTTCATATATTGCAAATGAAACTCTAACTTTTTGTACTAAAAAAAGTAAAAGAACTTTTAGTGTAAATAAAATGACTGAAAATATTTTTGAATACAAAAGTGTAAATAAAAAGCTAAATTATAAAAATATAACAAACTCTATTTTTTCTCATATAAAAAGGCGTTCTCTTATATTTTTAATAGGTGACTTTTTTAATGTGGAAAATTTAGATTTAAAACTATTAAGTAAAAAACATGAAATTGTAGTAATAATAGTAAGGGATAGATTTGAAGAGAATTTAACAACTTTGGGAAATATAAATTTAAAAGATTTAGAAAATGGCTTTGAGTACAATGGAGTTGTAAATGCTCAAGCTCTTAAAGATTATAAAGAACAAATTAAAAAAAACGATCATATTTTATATGAGCATTTAAGAAAGTGCAATGCAAACTTTACAAAAATATATACAGATGAAAATCCCATTTCTAAACTTGCAAGGTTAATGAAATAA